Proteins encoded by one window of Bacillus rossius redtenbacheri isolate Brsri chromosome 3, Brsri_v3, whole genome shotgun sequence:
- the LOC134530945 gene encoding uncharacterized protein LOC134530945, protein MATAVKKVYHNFDQDTLERAAKAVNDGMSYRKAEQKFGVPKSPIQRKVKNVQQHPYGRPPVLSETEEKQIAEYLALAGEWGFPLTAFDIRCIIKKYLDKKGMVEPRFKNNLPGKKWIKCFLARQCVQLKYRMCTNIKRSRAAVTPEAIQTYFEELSVSLADVPAEAILNYDETSMQDNPGQAKVVVRRKCKHPERIIDFTKSTFSVMFSGSASGVALPPYVVYKAENLYDTWTEGGPPGTRYNRSKSGWFEGNIFQDWFLTIALPYLKRLGDGPKAVIGDNLASHISATILKLCVDNNIRFIMLPPNSTHICQPLDLAFFSPLKTAWRKQLTEWKMKNKGSVRKDQFPRLLKKTLDAIGDNISTNLKSGFKKSGIFPVDKQKVLESLPSTSSANESDVVTATVALKSSFEAFLQQSREKETGVKQRKKKLIVNAGKSLAAQDVLDELQKRSQPKSKQTTKQQINTGEKEKSKVKKKRGLCQNILKQSVKKMKMKQKSDTSEDSDCEISLHDSNSSFGEDFSTLFDDDIQEMLERETLSEQKMVYEDVEPIETVDICGQQAATSMKENDFVVVEVTYDKGKKYECKKVFIGKIVDKKNSRYKVSYMRNYLGSKDVFVFPTVEDIEDGVPIHRIKKVITPQSENRGRFKFLF, encoded by the coding sequence ATGGCTACAGCTGTTAAAAAAGTTTATCATAATTTTGACCAAGACACTCTTGAACGTGCTGCTAAAGCTGTTAATGATGGCATGAGTTATAGAAAAGCAGAACAAAAATTTGGAGTCCCTAAATCACCCATACAACGCAAAGTTAAAAATGTACAGCAACATCCATATGGTCGCCCTCCTGTTTTGAGTGAAACAGAAGAAAAGCAGATCGCTGAATACTTGGCTTTGGCAGGGGAGTGGGGATTTCCCCTTACAGCTTTTGACATCAGATGTATAATCAAAAAATACCTGGACAAGAAGGGCATGGTCGAACCTCGTTTCAAAAACAATTTGCCAGGAAAAAAGTGGATTAAATGTTTTCTGGCCAGGCAGTGTGTGCAATTGAAATATAGAATGTGTACTAACATTAAAAGATCCCGGGCGGCAGTTACTCCTGAAGCTATACAGACATACTTCGAGGAATTGTCTGTTTCACTGGCAGATGTTCCAGCAGAAGCTATACTGAACTACGATGAGACGAGTATGCAGGACAACCCTGGACAGGCTAAAGTGGTTGTAAGAAGAAAATGTAAACATCCAGAAAGAATAATTGATTTCACTAAGTCAACTTTTTCTGTAATGTTTTCCGGTTCAGCTAGTGGTGTGGCACTTCCACCCTATGTGGTGTACAAGGCTGAGAACTTATATGACACATGGACTGAAGGTGGACCCCCTGGCACAAGATATAATAGGAGCAAATCAGGTTGGTTCGAGGGCAATATATTTCAGGATTGGTTCCTAACAATTGCTCTACCTTACCTCAAACGGTTAGGTGATGGGCCAAAAGCTGTCATAGGTGATAATTTGGCCAGCCATATTTCTGCAACAATTCTGAAATTATGTGTTGACAACAACATTCGTTTCATTATGCTGCCACCCAACAGCACCCACATATGTCAACCCttggatttggctttttttaGCCCTCTTAAAACAGCATGGCGGAAGCAGTTGACTGAATGGAAGATGAAAAACAAGGGGTCAGTAAGAAAAGATCAGTTCCCTAGGCTTTTGAAAAAGACTTTGGATGCCATTGGTGATAACATTTCCACAAATTTGAAATCTGGATTTAAGAAGAGTGGCATTTTCCCTGTGGACAAGCAGAAGGTTCTTGAAAGCTTGCCAAGCACATCATCTGCAAATGAAAGTGATGTAGTAACTGCTACAGTAGCATTGAAGTCTTCATTTGAGGCATTCTTACAACAATCACGTGAAAAAGAAACAGGTGTAAAGCAAAGAAAGAAAAAGTTAATCGTGAATGCGGGGAAAAGCTTGGCTGCACAAGATGTTCTAGATGAATTGCAGAAACGTTCACAGCCAAAAAGTAAACAAACCACAAAGCAGCAGATAAACACGGGTGAGAAGGAAAAGTCCAAAGTGAAGAAAAAGAGAGGTttgtgtcaaaatattttaaaacaatcagttaagaaaatgaaaatgaagcAGAAAAGTGACACTTCTGAAGACAGTGATTGCGAAATTTCTCTACATGATAGTAACTCGTCATTCGGTGAAGATTTCTCGACACTGTTTGATGATGACATTCAAGAAATGCTAGAGAGGGAAACATTAAGTGAGCAGAAAATGGTTTATGAAGATGTTGAACCAATAGAAACTGTTGATATTTGTGGACAACAAGCAGCGACCTCCAtgaaagaaaatgattttgttgttgttgaagtTACTTATGACAAAGGGAAAAAATATGAATGTAAGAAAGTGTTCATTGGCAAAATTGTAGACAAGAAAAATTCAAGATACAAAGTAAGCTATATGAGAAACTATTTAGGATCAAAAGACGTGTTTGTTTTCCCAACTGTAGAGGATATCGAAGATGGTGTTCCTATTCACAGGATTAAAAAGGTGATCACACCCCAGAGCGAAAATAGAGGACGATTCAAGTTTCTTTTTTGA